The genomic segment ATAACATGATTGCCTTTGTTTATTAATAGTGTACTACAAAGCAATGGTTTTCCTTATGAGGAAAGAGGTAGCTGGAATCCCCAAAAGAAaacttttacttttctgtatctttattttgGAATAGCTTCCAAAACGTAATGATTTGAAATGAGTTCTTATCTATCTAAATCCTTAAATCCCATTCATTCTTTAGGGCACAACTCAACTTAATGCCACCCCgctccaccccatcccacctcaccccactCCCCTAGCCCCATCCTCCAACTCCAGCTAAAAGTAATCTTTGTCCTCTGAAGAACTACAGTAACTGTCTAATTCATTTACAAATCTCtcatataacaattttaaaacattctaacCTGCTCTAACTTTTCACCTTTCTCATTTCTCTAACACGATTACATGTTCCTACTAACTATAACTCTCCCCTCACCTTTTCCCTAACTTCAGTCTCCTTTCCCCATTCCTAGACTGGAACACTAAATTTCAAATATGTTaacaatttttttggaaaaagagtAGCTACAAGCTGGCTCTAAAAGAGCACCCTGATCATTCTACTTCTGAAGCAGAGACATCTAAGCTCCAAGCTTAAAATCCTGAAAGGAAACAACACCTCCCTGATGTACACTATCTCTAGGCATTTGTAAGTTCTGATGGctcagaaagaaataaagaaaaagatagcATTGGGAAGCAGTCACTCATGGGTAGCTCAAAATTTTGTTTCTGCACATAGCAGGCATAACACAGTACAGAATACATGTCCAGGTACCTTAAAGTATAGGttggccaaaaataaagaaatcagcaGTCACAATGTTTAATCCCTTTAGTTTCACCCACAGGAAAATATACTATGAGAacacttcaaatatatacatttcaagAAGATGACTGCTTTTTCCAAAACTAGTGAAATTTGagagcataagaaaaaaaataacaaattatattttaatggaaCCTGTGCATATCTTACCAGTCAAGTGAAATGTTCAATTGTGTCTAAACATACATAActtgtatattattattattttttttattggctgtgttgggtcttttttgctatgcacgggctttcttttagttgcggtgagtgggggctactctttgttgtggtgtgcgggctcctcattgctgtggcctctcttgttgtggagcatgggctctaggcacgtgggcttcagcagttgcagcacatgggctcaatagttgtggctcaagggctctaaagcgcagcctcaatagttgtggcgcacaggcttagctgctccgcggcatgtgggatattcctggagcaggaatcgaacctgtgtcccctgcattggcagatggattcttaaccactgcaccacctaggaagccctattttttgATGTTAAACCTCCTACCTGGCCCGGTAACTACTGTGACAAATCAAAGCAAAAGAACCCAAATACTGAAGAgtaaaaaaatgaaccaaaactAGACTGCAAATTAGACTAATTTGGTATTAGGAGATGAAATatcagccaaaaaatatatataattgctAAAATTATCAAGCATAATGATGCGAACTTCCAACAAATATGGTAGATACCTTCTTaacttagagaaaaatgaaaaaagaaactcatTCCCTTAGTTCAAGCAGATAATCATATTTAGTCCCCTGAAAcagtatatatgttttttataaaCAGATCagtaatattaattttctttaaatcaaaatCTTATCAAAGCTTATTAATCAGCACCTGTTAGAGATAAAATTTCATAGGAGTTGCCATAATCTACAAAATTTTTCTAATCTGAGCAGAAATCAGTATATTAGATAACAGTATGTATAAATAAGGGAAAACTTAAAGAGGCATACAAGTTAGAGATAAGTAAGCCCTACTGAGTCTATAGACTACTGACAGTGAGTAAGTactgcattttatatttaaagtgctcaACATGATAACATTCTTCTCACCTCAATTTGAGAAATGTGGTCTTGACAATCAGtatcacatttttgttttaattatatccTAATTACCTGAAGGCTGCTCCTTAATTACTCAATTCATAAAGATTAAGTAGCAATCATACAGATTTACTCAACtattaaagctattaaaaaagcCATTCCTCTCTCCCACATCTTTTCCTTAGTAGAGATTCACCTACATACCCCATAAATAGTTGAAATTACACATAAAATGacataaataagaaatatatattattaaagcaACTCTTTGCTGTAGTACACTCACAATTTTTAGATATTTACTATACCCAATTTATTAGTAGCAAGaaatagatctttaaaatttgggtcaagggggacttccctggtggtccagtggttaagaatccaccttccaatgcaggcggtGGGTTCCACACCTGGTCGCAGAAgtaggatcccacgtgctgcggggAAACTAAACCCGCACACCCCAACTATAGAGAAACCCGCACAACGCAACTAGGGAGAagcctgcaacaaagagcccgcgtgtcacaacgaagacccagcagtgtcaaaacaaaaaaataaaaataaaatacacaaaattttaaaaataaataataaaattagggTCAAATTCTTAAATTTTGGTGTGCCATCAGGATTACTGTTGAGAGCATGTTAAAAATATAGATGTCAGGGTCCCATCCTaaacttactgaatcagaatccacTGAGGTAGAACTGGGGCAAATGAATTGTTGAGAAGGTATTTCTGATtcacacaaaattaaagaatgcTGCTCTTGTTGATGTTATCATATTGATTCAAACTAACTGAGAGGAGTTCAAATTAGTAGAAAACTTGAATCACAGAATATTTAAAGGAATACAGCCTTCTAATTATTGGGTACATAAATTAACAAGATAATTTCCAACTATTTCCAAGCAAAAATTCTATTAGTTTGTTTTAGTAACGTAAAAGAGAATGACAATTATTATATTAATGTTTGAGCTGCCTGATATTTCTCCTGAATTATTCCACTCCAAAATTATGAAGGATGTTTtaaacaagtattttaaaaactgtgtgtGCATACTTTTAAAGgctataaatttttttaactgatttatTTCCAAAATGAGTAAGGTAATTTCAGGTATCAAAAGACAGATGTATCCtcccttaaaaagaaattaaaaataaattacagcatTTCAATTTATGTATCACTTTCTACTGAGTTTGCTAAGTGTGAGTAGTCCCTTATATTAACTCAGgatatgttaataaaatatttctgaaacctCAAAGCTGAAAACTAAAACTCAGTTAATGGTCAATGACAGTATCTTAATTCAGATGACTTTTGTGAGaacaaaatgagataatgcaaataaagcacttagcataataaCAAGCTTATAGCAAGAACCctatacatattaataattatttttctataattcatTATGCCAAATTCAATTTATGACTTATATCAAGTGTTTCATCAGCTTTTTCTGGCCTGGACTGGGCCCAGACAGAGCTAATGATTATTTAATATACTTATGCACATTAGCATAGGCCTATGGGCTCAGGGactgaaataaaaattcccaaaaaaccaatttaataaaaacaaacattagcAATAAACTCTTCAGGGTATACTGAGaattatcaaaatttttttttacttctattaaACAGACAAAGATTCATGAAAACTATGCATGgagattaaaaatttaatcaaacAAGTTAAATGCTTGGAAAAATAAAGGTCTATGAGGAAAGGataaaactggaaatatttacataaaaaatgCTAGTAAGGAAGCAATTCAATGAGAGATTCTAATCATCAAACACGGACAATCTGAAGTTATATTTGCTTGTAACATCAAGACAGAGGTATCGGACTTCTTAGGTgacacagtgggtaagaatctgcctgccagcgcaggggacatgggttcgatccctgccccaggaagataccacatgctgtgcagcaactaagcccatgcgccacaactgttgagcccatgtgctgcaactactgaagcccatgcacctagagcccgtgctctgcaacaagagaggccaccgcaatgagaaggcggcgcaccacaacaaagagtagcccccgctcgccacaactagagaaagcccgtgtgcagcaatgaagacccaacacagacaataaaattaattaattaagtaagtaagtaattaaaaaaaaaagacaggggtATCATTTGGTTTCCcaatgaaaacattatactagACTGATTTCCCTTATGACTATTAGAGTAACATTAGGATTTGTTTTAGATGTCAAAGATGGTCCTAATGTAATCATGAAAGAACTATTTAAAGCCATAGTTCAAATGAAACAGCATGGTATCCTAGACTATCATAAGTACCTTCCCTCTATGTATAGGACCATGTCAGCCAGCTAGCTTCCATTTCAAATGCAGTCCATTTGTTGCTACAGTCTGGCTATTTAGTATCAGCAGATGTTTTTACTGTACTACTTAGccagtaaaagaaaagaatatgagcAGTACCAATTAGTGTACTGATAGTTCTTATATTTTGTtcttcaatcatttaaaaaggcCAGAAAGGAGAACATTTATTTCAATAGACTGCTCCAACAGATACACTTCAGAAGTAAAAGTAGAAATAGTGATGCTTTTGTTTCATGTAAGACAAAGTAATAAttacacaaaaatttaaaattataaacgtTCTAGAAGAGACTAGCCCACTGTTCACCTGAAGAAACTGCATGAAGGAAACAGTATATTTAGTGGTCACAGACACACAACTTGGGAATCAGTCAGACCTTTCACCTCTTAATAGCCATGCTACTTTGGTTACTTCCGTTAAAATTACTTAACCTCCACAAACTTCGATTTCATCATACATAAAATGGGAGTATTACTTTATTTCGCAGGTCCTGAGATGTCCTTgaaaaaacatataaacatttCTAAATCAAGAAACTGATGTTAAAAGAAACCGGACAGCCAAGAGACAAATAACTTGACTGAGCATGTGCAAACTGACCTGTGAGAAGATATTTCTTTATGTGATCACACGCCTCAGCTGAGTTGTTTACACTGGGGCCATGTACTCACCTGAACTTTAACTTAATTCAAGCTCTTAAAATATCTGCAGAAAGATTCCACTATGATGTagcattgaaatgaaaaattattgtgCTCACAGAAGGTTGTAAGTCACATGCAATAAAAGTCAGCTAAAACAACCAATCCTCTCAGACTAGATCACACATAACATTTTCAAAGGCAGAAATTAGAGGAGCTGGTATGCCCAATCCGTGGCGTCAAACATCTAAATGTCAAAACTTCTAGCTGACTTTGAAGAAAAGATTAATTTTCAgagatgtatattttaataaaggcAAAAAATTTACAAGTCTACTCAAACAGAAATCCAccaatgaaattaattttctttgataTACTCATACAGTTACAAAGGTGCTGAAGAGATCCAGGCATAGGTTATAAAAGCAGCATGTCAACAGGATGATACACACAGCTGCTAATGGCCAAAAGTGACTCAGAAAAATCTTAAGGCTCCCAAATATAAAGGTTTAGATTCAAACATTGATTATGATGCTAAAGAagctgaagaatgaataaatgtttactatcactagttgtgggggcaggggggatagagagaaaggagagagacaggtaacccacccccaccccccaaccaaaAAATACACATCCAATCATCATTACAGAATCAAATCCAGTAATATCTACCTTCAATCTTTttgatgaggattaaatgagatcataagtaGAACATCAGCTAAGTACACACAGTAAACATGCAGTGaactggtggtggtggttattATTACTagtcatattttgaaaaaaaacattGATTTAAATAATGAATGACAACAAATTATTCTTTACCTTCATAAACACTGGTCCAAATAAAATGGCTTAAACtaacagtaagaaaaataattttgcggagttttttttaactccctactaaaaaaattattttacttacatAATTATAGCAAGAACTACTTTGGCAAAGTACAAAGGTAAATCTTATCTAAACCAGCTATTAATACCGTTTGTAATTATTTAACCCTAGGTTATTCTTTAGTGGTGGTTGTTGGTATGCTATTTCCTAGTTCTGTCAGTCATTAAGATTTTATATCATTCTAACAGAACTGccaaaaatgaaaagttatgaAAAAGACAGCAAGTTCATATATATTTAGCTAACTTATTCATACAAAAAGTCACAGATTAGTAAAACAAAGCCAAATGAGGTAAACAGACGTTTTCTGTGAACCACacaagtttgtttttaattttaattaattttaatttaattttaaataactgccaagatttaatatcttttttaaaatccagatttTCAGGTTCCCATGGAAAAAGTAGAATCTGGCAACACTGACTGAGCATTTTATTACAGTCAGCTACAGCTAAGCAGGAGATGCACCCTTGCCCTGCCCCACTCTCCTCAGATGGCCATACCCTCAACCCTGCCCCCTTTAGTCTTTTAAATTCCCTTCCTGGCCTTTGTAAATATTTGCATCTCCAACTTTTGAAGTACACATTTGACTTGTTTTTCTAACCTGGAGTTTCTGAAGAATTGGACAATGGAGCAGATGCTTCAGCTAAGGCAGCTAACGTAGCTAATACTGATGTAGAAGAGTTTCCAAATTGAACAGCAGACACACCCGTTTCATctacaagaaaggagaaaacatgtttgaatttttaaggaatttaatCGAGTACATTTTTCTGACAATCTATTTTACTTTATCCAACGCTTAAATGAAGCTTAGATAATATTAGTTAAAACAAGCTTGGATAGCATTAGTTTTTGAAAGGTAATATTGCAGTACGTTTTGCAATATCACCTTTCTTTAGATTATTTTTGTCttgtaaaaatttgtttttttgccaattataacaaagaaaaacaaggtgGCTGATATAATCTTACCCTCATTCTCCAACACTCCTTTCTTAAAAGGATGAATACCTACTAAAGCATAAAATCCCAACAGCTATCCTATATGCATCTCAATACCTGTTGCCTTGGATGAATTTTCTGAAGATACCAGACCTGTTAGGTTCACCACCCCTCCAGGTCCAATGATAAACTGCGGTGTTGCAGTATGTATCGTCACAGTGTCAGGACTCTCTGGGTTTGTGTTGATTTGGTTCTGCATAGCAATCTGGGGGACAAATTACCACAATGTTTTCAGAATTATAACCAAAACATATAGCTCTCAATGCAGTACAAACACAAACATAAAGGAACATTCTGTAATCTAAGAAGAGTCATATAATACAAATGGaaatttttgtttatggtctACTGAAAGTACAGTGGCAAATGATAGATAATGAATTTATATCCTAAGTTCCCCTATTAGGTAAAGCAGCAAAATCCCATGTGAGGAGAAATGGGTATCTGAAAGGCTTTTATAGAACACAGTTGAgcgaattccctggtgatcctgtggttaggactctgcactttcactgccaagggcatgggttcaatccctggtcagggaactaagatcttgcatgccatgaagcagggagaaaagaaaaaaggaaaggaaaggaaaagaaagggaaaggaagggaggggaggggaggagaggagaggagaggaggggagaggagaggagaggaaaggaaaaaaagaaaaagacaactgtGTTCTATACACATAGAACACAGTTGAAAGATATTCTGCTGCCCTGTGGCTACAGAAATTAAATTACTTAAATTACATCCTCTACTATATTCAGCAATATATAACACTACCTATATAAAGCACATCCTTCCCAATTAACTGTTCTTCATCCTCAACCCTAGGTTCCAAACTGCACTCTTAGGAGTAAAAGAATTGGAAGAAGCATggcaaaatttattttcctgaacACAACATCTTTTAAGTAACTAGCTGAAGTTCAACAGACTCAGATGGTCTTAGAGAAGAGTTCTACTAGGAAGGAGAACAGGAAAATAGGCAAGAAGAGAcaataagcaaagaaaataatttacatcAATGTTGTCTAGctaaagaaaagagaagtgaTGTTGGTTATTAGGAAAACTTATCCAAAAGCCATAAATAACCATGTTCATAAACAGATCTTTTTGAggatggttaaaaaataaaagaaaccaatcAGAATGATGAAGACTACATCACTCACTGAGGGGACATTATTATGGttgctaaaaaaatttttagtggaAATATAACAGACTTGAAAAACCATATGGTATCCAAACATGCAACAAAataattaatagaataaaaagtcTAGAAGGCAACTCAGAACCTTAAAAACACTGAAAGTAATCACTGTATCTAATTTTCTACTGTTACATGCAAAGACTGTTGTCTTACAATTAGGAAAATGAACAGCAATGAACAAAGAGGAAGTGAAAGAGGAATAGGCCTGTCCAAAATaactaaattcaaaatgaaaagctACAAGCTAAATAGTTCAAATCATCCCTATGACAGagatccttttattttcttaaactaaAAGCCAAAAGTTACCTGTAGTATCTCTGCTAAATCTTCATTCCCATTGTCTATTGAAATATCAAACGCAGTTTTACAAAATTTACTTTGCGTGTGTACATCAGCACCGTATTTGATTAAAAGTTCCACCACCTCTTGATGATTGTGTTCTGTGGCCCAATGTAGCGCTGTCATCTTCAACATGTCCTTTGCATTGACATCAGCACCATGCtatacaaatatttcaaaataagaaatttctaaaatttcaaatataaagaagTCCTGATATAAAAATACTAGCCACTgtgctttaaattaaaaaaagaatttgctaCTAACATGATcaactctttatttttgtgtgctGAATAATCTACATGTTCTAGGaatcaccacacatctgtcacttAATCAGTTTCCTATCATGTTGGCTTTCCTAATTGCTTAGGAGCACAGCAATTATTTTTTCAGTCATCCAGCCTTGAGCATGAAGGGCTAGAATGGTCTAAGGTGTGAAGGAAAACTATGAACATTCCTCCAAAACCCTCAGCTccatatttacataaaaatatccTTTACTTTCAAAACCAGTGTAATATAATGAATTAATAGGGAGCTATCTAGAGGTACACTATTCACTATGGTAGTCACTAGTCATGTAGTCCGCATACAGCTATGCTATGTGTGCAAATACACACTGGAATTCAAAGACCTCACACCAAATAAAGGATGTAAaacatctcattaataatttttatattgatttcatgttgaaatcataatattttatatatagtgagttaaataaaatataatattaaattattttgtttttactttgttaaTGTAGCTAATAGAAAATCAAGAATTACATGTGATTCATATTTGTGGTTcacatttgtatgttttttggATAAATTGATCTAGAGGCTATAATACAAAGGATTAAGAATATCTAAATCTATCACTCTCTGTTTCAGAATTTTCTCTTTGGCatttaaatgattaaagaaaaagccCTGTCTGTATTACTTGTTTGTTAATTATTCAAACCGCACATTCCCTTCCATGTGGGTTTTAAATGTGTTGAGTAAGACAAAGCTGTAGCGAGGGATCACCATAGCAAAGACCAAGATCTAAGAAATCAATCACCTGacttaaataaaaacatacacagaggaaggccccccccccaacaaaataaaactgtaagataattttCATTCAAATGAATGCttacacacaaaaaatgagaTAACATGGGGGGGGAGCAGACATTCAATAAAACTAGGACAGgttgggacctgggaccctttgctgccgtgcttgcacctggacaaatatCTCTtccagcaacagaatacaaagaaactaatacaagggactaaaaataactgtgtgcctgtacagttggggcaaattatgaacaataagatacaaaaagaccaaaaacccaactgccactggGAGGTGATAAGAGCAAAAGCAGGGTGTTGCACACAGCatcaccaagggggtgggcagacgaCCCAAGCCACCCCTCCTGTCTGACCCCTGGACTGGCCCCTACCCGCACTACATTTAAGGAGCAGTGCCTGTGTCCTTAGGGagcgagcaagggaacctgttacttgttttctctcCCTCATGCTACAGCACcagccccaataaagccttgcctgaatttcttgtctggcctcttaccaatttctattgattaaggagtcGAAGAACTCTGTTTAGTAACAAAACTAAGTCTCTTCTCCCTCTTATAAAACCACTCTGGTTTTAGAAGCCTTTGGGGGCTTACTTTCAAAAGCAAAATGCAAAAAGAGAACACATACCTTAAGTAAAACCTCTACTATGCTGGCATGACCCTCAGAAGCTGCCATATGCAGTGGCGTTCGGTCCACCTTGGTTCTGGCATCCCTACTTACACCGGCTCGGAGTAGTACTTCTGTGGTGGAATAATGTCCGTACTGTGCTGCCAGATGAAGTGGAGAAGTTCCCAGCTACaccgccagaaaaaaaaaatccacatttataGTCATTTTAAAACACACTTCTATTGCTACCTTCTATTTTACATGTTCTGTTTACAGAGCAAATTATCTTTATATCAAATGGTTGCATAATAACTGGAAACTGAACAAGAATAATTTTTGCTGCTCACAGTCTCTTCATGGGACCTTCACAAATTCCCATTCACTTCCCAGTGAGGAAGAAAAGtcagtatttcatttaattcaaaattgctttctttattttcttatcagATAAATAatctaaacaaaattaatttcatcagGAATTAGAGATAATTAGGGTTTGAGAAATTTTGAGTATTAGAATGTTTTCCTCATACCATTCACACAAAACTTCTTTTCATCTATGAAATTCATATGAAATAAATGTAACAGTGTAGATTTTTACATTAAACTGTTTTACAggacttaaaaataaatcaattaaagtaCCTCAATGATCTTTTTAAAGGAGGTCATATAgtcatttttcaaggaaaaaatctGATCTGTGGTACACTTACCAAAGGTAAGTTAAACAGAACCAAaacatacagcagaaactaacacaacattgtaaatcaaccatactccaataaaaatttttaaaaagaaaaaaaaagaaacaaggcacaaagaggttacTAATTTGCCTGAAGTCATACAAGTAAGAGTCATAACACAAAACTAGGCGTGTGCTCTCAATATATGGtaaaaatggaaatcatttaCCCTgggaataattattttattgctattaAAAGCCTTGTATTTTTAAGGGAAGGTCATTCCAGCAGATCAAAGAAGATTCTTAAGCAATCCGTTCTTTCTCCATGCTCTatcatatttttctaaaactggccctttctatactcttaaattcTAATATTTAATGAAGTATCTCAACAACCTGTTCAGCAACCATGAGTTCTGCTCCGTGTGATATAAtggtttcttttgtaattttttcttctcGAGACCTTACCTTTTTTGGTTGATGatacaaaacatatatatatatatatatacatacacgtacaTATATGTAGTTTGAAGGAACAAAATAAGGTAAACACCATCACAGtctagaaataaaacattaccagCAATTTAGAATCTTTCCACATGCCACTCCCTAATAAACTCCTCCCTCAACCCCTGAGGTATTTACAGTCTGAAGTTTTAATAAACATTGCtttactttgctcttttttttaattattactatgTATCCCTAAATAATATACTTTGGTTTTGCCTGCTTTGaactttatttaaatagaatCACATCGCATGTATTTCTCTGAGACTTGCCTTCTTTTGCTTAGTAtcaagattcacccatgttgatGAATGCAAGTatagttcattaattttctctgttcTGTAATTTTCTACCAAGTGAATAAGCCACAATTAATTTAATCAATCTACTGCTGAACATTAAGATTTCCAGTTTtttgttattatgaataatgcttaaTGAATAAAAACAGTCTTATACATGTCTCAAGAACATGAATAAGGGTTTCCCTTGGGAATATTCTTAGACATTCAATAGCTACACCATAGGGTATGTACATGTACCAAATTGTCCtccaaaatatttatatcaatttACGTATCTCCTCACCAATGGCTGGTACTGCCagacttttctgttttgttttgtttttgctaatcTGGTGGATATGCAACAGTATTTCATGATTTTACTTTGCATTTGCCCAATTATTAATGTaactaagcatcttttcatgtttattggtcattcaaactttctctttggtaaaatatCATATCAAGTCATTTGCCCTATCtcctttgtcttgtttttcattACTGTCATGGGAATCCCTATGTATTATGGACACTAATCTTTCTTAagattcttttgtcttttttccagggtttatagatttttttaattgaagtataattaatttacaatattatattagtttcaggtgtacagcatagtgattcagtatttttatagattatactccattaaagttattacaaaatagtggctacaattccctgtgctgcacaatatatCTCTGTtgaatatctattttatacatagtagtttatatctcttaatcctaTACCCTATTTTGTcccttccccctctcctctccccattggtaaccactagtttttttctatatctgtaagcctagtttctgttttgctattcatttgtttattctttagattccacaagtaagttacatacagtatttgtctttctcttatttcattaagcataacaCTCTCCagatccatccacattgctgtgaatggcagaatttcattcttttttatggctgagtaatatttcactgtgcaCATAcaaaccacatctttatccatttgtctgttgatggacacttggactgctttcatatcttggctataaaTGTGTGCAAAGGATGGCTTTTGACTCCAAATTCTCATCAACAAAATTTTTCCTCTCTCCATTTAGTACCTTAGTTTAAGCCAGTTCGTTTGCCTTGAAGTACTCTAACaacaggggcaggggcaggatcaggtaggaggagggaggggccttTCTGGTTTACCCTCACAATGAAGGTACATCTCTTTGGGATTCCAGTATTATGGGGAAAG from the Hippopotamus amphibius kiboko isolate mHipAmp2 chromosome 2, mHipAmp2.hap2, whole genome shotgun sequence genome contains:
- the GABPB1 gene encoding GA-binding protein subunit beta-1 isoform X1, with the translated sequence MWKLISSLMSLVDLGKKLLEAARAGQDDEVRILMANGAPFTTDWLGTSPLHLAAQYGHYSTTEVLLRAGVSRDARTKVDRTPLHMAASEGHASIVEVLLKHGADVNAKDMLKMTALHWATEHNHQEVVELLIKYGADVHTQSKFCKTAFDISIDNGNEDLAEILQIAMQNQINTNPESPDTVTIHTATPQFIIGPGGVVNLTGLVSSENSSKATDETGVSAVQFGNSSTSVLATLAALAEASAPLSNSSETPVVATEEVVTAESVDGAIQQVVSSGGQQVITIVTDGIQLGNLHSIPTSGIGQPIIVTMPDGQQVLTVPATDIAEETVISEEPPAKRQCIEIIENRVESAEIEEREALQKQLDEANREAQKYRQQLLKKEQEAEAYRQKLEAMTRLQTNKEAV
- the GABPB1 gene encoding GA-binding protein subunit beta-1 isoform X3, with amino-acid sequence MWKLISSLMSLVDLGKKLLEAARAGQDDEVRILMANGAPFTTDWLGTSPLHLAAQYGHYSTTEVLLRAGVSRDARTKVDRTPLHMAASEGHASIVEVLLKHGADVNAKDMLKMTALHWATEHNHQEVVELLIKYGADVHTQSKFCKTAFDISIDNGNEDLAEILQIAMQNQINTNPESPDTVTIHTATPQFIIGPGGVVNLTDETGVSAVQFGNSSTSVLATLAALAEASAPLSNSSETPVVATEEVVTAESVDGAIQQVVSSGGQQVITIVTDGIQLGNLHSIPTSGIGQPIIVTMPDGQQVLTVPATDIAEETVISEEPPAKRQCIEIIENRVESAEIEEREALQKQLDEANREAQKYRQQLLKKEQEAEAYRQKLEAMTRLQTNKEAV
- the GABPB1 gene encoding GA-binding protein subunit beta-1 isoform X2, which gives rise to MSLVDLGKKLLEAARAGQDDEVRILMANGAPFTTDWLGTSPLHLAAQYGHYSTTEVLLRAGVSRDARTKVDRTPLHMAASEGHASIVEVLLKHGADVNAKDMLKMTALHWATEHNHQEVVELLIKYGADVHTQSKFCKTAFDISIDNGNEDLAEILQIAMQNQINTNPESPDTVTIHTATPQFIIGPGGVVNLTGLVSSENSSKATDETGVSAVQFGNSSTSVLATLAALAEASAPLSNSSETPVVATEEVVTAESVDGAIQQVVSSGGQQVITIVTDGIQLGNLHSIPTSGIGQPIIVTMPDGQQVLTVPATDIAEETVISEEPPAKRQCIEIIENRVESAEIEEREALQKQLDEANREAQKYRQQLLKKEQEAEAYRQKLEAMTRLQTNKEAV
- the GABPB1 gene encoding GA-binding protein subunit beta-1 isoform X4 — encoded protein: MSLVDLGKKLLEAARAGQDDEVRILMANGAPFTTDWLGTSPLHLAAQYGHYSTTEVLLRAGVSRDARTKVDRTPLHMAASEGHASIVEVLLKHGADVNAKDMLKMTALHWATEHNHQEVVELLIKYGADVHTQSKFCKTAFDISIDNGNEDLAEILQIAMQNQINTNPESPDTVTIHTATPQFIIGPGGVVNLTDETGVSAVQFGNSSTSVLATLAALAEASAPLSNSSETPVVATEEVVTAESVDGAIQQVVSSGGQQVITIVTDGIQLGNLHSIPTSGIGQPIIVTMPDGQQVLTVPATDIAEETVISEEPPAKRQCIEIIENRVESAEIEEREALQKQLDEANREAQKYRQQLLKKEQEAEAYRQKLEAMTRLQTNKEAV